A portion of the Adhaeribacter radiodurans genome contains these proteins:
- a CDS encoding TonB-dependent receptor: protein MKKYLLTILFLLLGAASLYAQVTTSSITGSVRDATGEALIGATVKATHQPSGTVYGTVTNVDGRFNIQNMRVGGPYAVEVSYIGFQTQTYNNISLALGVPYSLDARIGQASTALQEVEITADRTDVFNANKTGAATNIGTQQIATLPTVTRSLEDFTRLTPQANGVGFAGRDNRYNNLQIDGANFNNAFGLSAQDLLPGGATRPISLDAVEEIQVNIAPYDVRQSGFTGAGINAITRSGTNSFTGSAYTFLRNQDLRGTKVGDAEVVNPDNRTFTYGARLGGPIIKNKLFFFANYEHEKETFPGITWVASRPGATGNVARTTVEDLERVRQHLISTYGYDPGAYENYANKFTNLSDRLIARLDWNINETHKASLRYTYAEGTSDQVVNDNSGPNPRSSSSRVGSNSLVFSNSNFSFLNKISSLTGELNSTISNKLSNQLLATYSHSQATRSFPGNRFPFVDIWQGGDQYMSFGTELFSGDNDLINDNYSFIDNVTYLAGKHTITGGISYEQIEYGNKYLRMSTSYYRYASVDDFINNAQPTSYGITYPYGDPYESITFGLAGAYIQDRVAFNNRFDLTYGIRAELPLYLNDLGANSAVDNLQLLDQDGNATTYASSRWPKQKIILSPRVGFNYNVFEDGSLKLRGGTGIFAGRVPFVFLTNMAGGTGLTKNNLEPVPATALNTIRFNPDPLYWVQNGPEDVFLPTPSSGIPRSISVVDRNFKMPQIWRSSFGVDYVIPGTPLVATADILYSKDIQGVYMYNANRKPATQQMNYSGDNRDFWGGSANASYTASTGSIAAVLSNTKKGYSFSSTVGVTLPNQNGFFGNVAYTYTQAKDITGNPGSAAASAWSNNYSINDPNEQLLGISQYASPHRVIGSISYRKEYLNHLGTTVSLFYEGSHQGQGNGGRFAYTTRGDLNQDGVSLDLLYIPNNSSELNFAPLTVGDITFTPEQQRAAFDEFVNNSKFLKNSRGGYVERNNGLMPWLNRFDFRLLQDVFTNIGERRNTLQLSLDIQNVGNLLNSDWGLIQQLNGGSNFNYPLLNVASVTPEGVPAFQMITIRNENNQTVLPTSPFRNYLATTNTWRMQLGLRYSF, encoded by the coding sequence ATGAAGAAGTACTTACTTACTATCCTCTTCTTGTTACTAGGTGCAGCCAGCCTGTACGCCCAGGTAACAACCAGTAGTATTACCGGTTCTGTAAGAGATGCTACCGGCGAAGCCTTAATTGGGGCTACGGTAAAAGCTACCCACCAGCCCTCCGGTACGGTGTACGGTACCGTTACCAATGTCGACGGACGTTTTAACATTCAAAATATGCGGGTAGGTGGCCCTTACGCCGTAGAAGTGAGCTATATTGGCTTTCAAACACAAACCTATAATAACATTTCCCTTGCCTTAGGGGTGCCTTACTCTTTAGATGCCCGCATTGGGCAGGCCAGCACCGCGTTGCAGGAAGTAGAAATTACCGCCGACCGCACCGACGTGTTTAACGCCAATAAAACCGGGGCCGCCACCAACATTGGTACGCAACAAATTGCTACTTTACCCACGGTAACCAGAAGTTTAGAAGATTTCACCCGTTTAACTCCCCAAGCCAATGGAGTAGGTTTTGCCGGCCGTGATAACCGTTATAACAACTTACAAATAGATGGCGCTAACTTTAATAACGCTTTTGGTTTAAGCGCTCAGGATTTATTACCCGGTGGCGCTACCCGGCCTATTTCGCTGGATGCGGTAGAAGAAATTCAGGTAAACATTGCGCCTTACGATGTACGGCAATCGGGTTTTACCGGTGCAGGTATTAATGCCATTACCCGGAGTGGTACCAATAGCTTTACCGGTTCGGCTTACACTTTTTTACGGAATCAAGATTTAAGGGGTACAAAAGTGGGCGATGCCGAAGTGGTAAACCCCGATAACAGAACCTTCACCTACGGTGCCCGTTTAGGCGGACCAATCATCAAAAATAAATTGTTCTTTTTTGCTAATTACGAACACGAAAAAGAAACTTTTCCGGGTATTACCTGGGTAGCTAGCCGGCCGGGTGCTACCGGTAACGTAGCCCGTACGACCGTAGAAGATTTAGAACGGGTTCGCCAGCACCTGATATCTACTTACGGCTACGATCCGGGAGCTTATGAAAATTACGCCAATAAGTTTACCAATCTTAGTGACCGTTTAATCGCCCGCCTGGATTGGAACATTAACGAGACGCACAAAGCTAGTCTCCGGTATACCTACGCCGAAGGCACCAGCGACCAGGTAGTAAATGACAATTCCGGCCCGAACCCACGTTCTTCTTCTTCCCGGGTTGGTTCTAACTCCCTGGTTTTTTCTAATTCAAATTTTAGCTTCTTAAATAAGATCAGCTCCCTTACCGGCGAATTAAACAGTACGATTAGTAACAAATTATCTAACCAACTATTAGCTACTTACAGCCACAGCCAGGCTACCCGTTCTTTCCCGGGCAACCGGTTTCCGTTTGTCGATATTTGGCAAGGGGGCGACCAGTACATGAGTTTTGGTACTGAACTGTTTTCTGGGGATAACGATTTAATAAACGATAATTACAGCTTTATCGATAACGTAACGTATTTAGCCGGCAAGCATACCATCACGGGCGGTATCAGCTACGAGCAAATCGAATACGGCAATAAATACCTCCGGATGTCTACGTCTTATTACCGTTACGCTTCCGTGGACGATTTTATTAATAATGCGCAGCCTACTTCTTACGGCATTACTTACCCGTACGGCGACCCTTACGAAAGCATTACTTTTGGTTTAGCCGGCGCGTATATTCAGGACCGGGTAGCCTTTAACAACCGGTTCGACCTTACTTATGGAATTCGCGCGGAGCTACCTTTATACCTGAACGATTTAGGTGCGAACTCGGCCGTAGATAATTTACAATTGTTAGATCAGGATGGCAATGCTACTACTTACGCCAGCTCCCGGTGGCCGAAGCAAAAGATAATTTTGTCGCCGCGTGTTGGCTTTAACTACAATGTTTTTGAAGACGGTTCTTTAAAACTACGCGGTGGAACCGGTATTTTTGCCGGCCGGGTGCCGTTTGTATTTTTAACCAACATGGCCGGTGGTACCGGTTTAACTAAAAACAACTTAGAGCCGGTTCCGGCCACAGCTTTAAATACCATCCGGTTTAATCCGGATCCTTTGTATTGGGTACAGAATGGCCCGGAAGATGTATTCTTACCTACGCCAAGTTCAGGTATTCCCAGAAGTATTTCCGTGGTTGACCGCAATTTTAAAATGCCGCAAATCTGGCGTTCCAGCTTTGGCGTAGATTATGTAATTCCGGGTACTCCTTTAGTAGCCACCGCCGATATTTTGTATTCCAAAGACATCCAGGGCGTTTACATGTATAACGCTAACCGGAAACCGGCTACGCAACAAATGAATTACTCCGGTGACAATCGGGATTTCTGGGGTGGCAGTGCCAATGCCAGTTACACTGCTTCTACTGGAAGTATTGCTGCTGTATTGTCGAACACTAAAAAAGGCTACTCCTTTTCTTCGACTGTAGGGGTTACATTGCCTAACCAAAATGGCTTCTTTGGTAACGTTGCTTACACCTATACCCAAGCCAAAGATATTACAGGTAACCCCGGTTCAGCGGCGGCTTCGGCCTGGTCTAATAACTACTCCATAAACGATCCGAATGAGCAACTGTTAGGTATTTCGCAGTACGCCAGTCCGCACCGCGTAATAGGTAGCATTTCTTACCGCAAAGAATACCTGAACCATTTAGGTACTACGGTTTCTTTATTCTACGAAGGTTCGCATCAGGGTCAGGGTAATGGCGGCCGTTTTGCTTACACCACTCGCGGCGACCTGAACCAGGATGGCGTAAGCTTAGACTTATTGTACATCCCGAATAATTCTTCGGAGTTAAACTTTGCCCCGCTTACCGTTGGAGATATAACCTTTACCCCGGAGCAGCAAAGAGCCGCTTTTGATGAGTTCGTAAATAACAGTAAATTTTTAAAAAATAGCCGCGGCGGTTACGTAGAACGGAATAATGGTTTAATGCCGTGGTTAAACCGTTTTGATTTCCGGTTATTACAAGATGTTTTCACGAACATTGGGGAGCGCCGGAACACCTTGCAGTTAAGCCTGGATATTCAGAACGTAGGAAACCTGCTAAATTCTGATTGGGGATTAATCCAACAATTAAACGGTGGCTCTAACTTTAACTATCCACTATTAAACGTAGCCAGTGTAACCCCTGAGGGAGTTCCCGCTTTCCAGATGATTACCATCCGGAACGAGAACAACCAAACGGTATTACCTACCTCTCCTTTCCGTAACTACCTGGCAACTACCAATACCTGGCGCATGCAACTTGGTTTACGGTACAGTTTCTAA
- a CDS encoding Gfo/Idh/MocA family protein: MKEKEKITTGRRDFLRTGALAASSFFIFPRHVLGKGFIAPSDKLNIAGVGVSGKGFSDVNNAYNNGANNIVALCDVDWNLAKEQFEKHPKAKRYKDFRQMLEKERKNIDAITVSTADHTHALVALAAMQLGKHVYVQKPLTHNIYEARLLTEAARKYKVVTQMGNQGASNPAQQQMIKWFNDGVIGDVHTVHVWTNRPVWPQGIPVPQATGTPPDTLDWDLWLGPATKVGYTPAYHPFKWRGWWNFGTGALGDMGCHLIDPPFRVLGLGYPTEVEASVGSVFLKDWTPEYLPEGAPPSSHVQLKFPATAKNKTPITMTWSDGGLRAFRPEVIPADAELSEPDGSNGVFMVGTKGVINCGTYGVNPKVFLNNGQVINSSGEGSSTNSSVPEWGHNLAWQEACKAGFNSAKHKALTSSFDYAGPLTETVLMGNLAIRSYNLRTPTADGKGFNYPGRKKLLWDGPKTRITNFEEANQFVKREYQNGWKLA; this comes from the coding sequence ATGAAAGAAAAAGAAAAAATAACGACTGGCCGTCGCGATTTTCTTAGGACAGGTGCCCTGGCTGCGAGCAGCTTTTTTATTTTTCCCCGGCACGTACTCGGCAAAGGGTTTATTGCGCCGAGCGATAAATTAAACATTGCGGGCGTAGGAGTATCGGGCAAAGGATTTTCGGACGTTAATAATGCGTACAACAACGGAGCCAATAACATTGTGGCTTTGTGCGATGTGGATTGGAACCTGGCCAAGGAACAATTTGAAAAACACCCGAAAGCCAAACGCTACAAAGATTTCCGGCAAATGCTGGAAAAAGAAAGAAAGAATATTGATGCCATTACCGTATCTACCGCCGACCATACCCACGCTTTAGTAGCCTTAGCGGCCATGCAGTTAGGAAAACACGTGTACGTGCAAAAACCCTTAACCCACAACATCTACGAAGCACGCTTATTAACCGAAGCTGCCCGGAAATACAAAGTAGTAACCCAAATGGGAAACCAGGGTGCTTCGAACCCGGCGCAGCAACAAATGATAAAATGGTTTAACGACGGCGTTATTGGCGATGTGCATACCGTACACGTTTGGACCAACCGGCCGGTTTGGCCGCAAGGTATTCCGGTGCCACAAGCTACCGGGACACCTCCCGACACCTTGGACTGGGATTTATGGTTAGGGCCAGCCACCAAAGTGGGTTATACGCCGGCATACCATCCGTTTAAATGGCGGGGCTGGTGGAACTTTGGTACGGGTGCCCTTGGCGACATGGGCTGCCACCTCATCGATCCGCCTTTCCGGGTATTGGGTTTAGGTTACCCTACTGAGGTAGAAGCCAGTGTAGGTTCGGTGTTCCTGAAAGACTGGACTCCGGAATATTTACCCGAAGGGGCACCACCATCATCGCACGTGCAGTTAAAGTTTCCGGCCACCGCTAAAAACAAAACTCCCATTACCATGACCTGGTCGGATGGTGGTCTGCGGGCATTCCGGCCGGAAGTAATACCGGCGGATGCGGAACTAAGCGAACCAGATGGCAGCAATGGCGTGTTTATGGTTGGTACTAAGGGGGTTATTAATTGTGGTACGTACGGCGTTAACCCAAAAGTTTTCCTGAACAACGGACAAGTAATAAACAGCAGCGGCGAAGGTTCCTCTACTAATTCGTCGGTACCGGAGTGGGGCCATAACCTGGCTTGGCAAGAAGCCTGCAAGGCCGGTTTCAATAGTGCCAAGCACAAAGCTTTAACTTCGTCGTTCGACTACGCCGGACCACTAACTGAAACTGTGCTTATGGGTAATCTGGCTATCCGTAGTTATAACCTGCGCACTCCTACCGCCGACGGTAAAGGCTTTAATTATCCGGGTCGTAAGAAACTGTTGTGGGATGGACCCAAGACCCGCATTACCAACTTTGAAGAAGCGAATCAGTTTGTGAAACGCGAGTATCAAAATGGTTGGAAACTAGCTTAA